Proteins found in one Paenibacillus sp. FSL R10-2782 genomic segment:
- the argB gene encoding acetylglutamate kinase, protein MQSAVENADQANHAGLARRNFVMKCGGSTLAALPDSFFDDLVRLQSEGLQPVIVHGGGPAISDNLAKLGIETAFVNGLRKTTEPVLDVVEMVLAGSINKQIVRRIGMHGGQALGLSGSDGFLIEARPVSNAAEVGWVGEVTSVQASIITGVLDMNYMPVIAPIGIDRSGQRYNINADTAAGAVASHMGVSRMIVVTDVPGILKKIGGEKKVLDSITVQEIEDMISTGEIYGGMIPKVRAAIACIHGMVKEVVIVNGSEPQVLSRVLGGEAIGTRIVRMQ, encoded by the coding sequence ATGCAATCGGCAGTGGAAAACGCGGATCAAGCCAATCATGCGGGATTGGCGCGTCGTAATTTTGTAATGAAATGCGGAGGAAGTACGCTGGCTGCGCTGCCTGATTCCTTCTTTGACGATCTGGTCCGTTTGCAATCGGAAGGTCTGCAACCTGTTATTGTACATGGCGGCGGCCCTGCGATCTCCGACAATTTGGCGAAGCTGGGCATCGAAACGGCATTCGTCAACGGGTTGCGCAAGACGACCGAGCCTGTGCTGGATGTCGTGGAAATGGTGCTGGCGGGCAGCATTAACAAGCAGATTGTACGCAGGATCGGAATGCACGGAGGTCAAGCACTGGGTTTGTCGGGCAGTGATGGTTTTTTAATCGAAGCAAGGCCTGTGTCGAATGCAGCAGAGGTCGGCTGGGTCGGAGAAGTAACGTCTGTTCAAGCTTCGATTATTACAGGTGTGCTGGATATGAACTATATGCCCGTTATTGCGCCCATCGGGATTGATAGATCCGGTCAGCGCTACAATATTAACGCAGATACAGCGGCGGGTGCGGTGGCATCCCATATGGGTGTTAGTCGGATGATCGTCGTTACGGATGTACCGGGAATATTGAAGAAGATCGGTGGAGAAAAGAAGGTGCTGGACTCCATCACCGTACAGGAGATTGAGGATATGATCAGCACGGGTGAAATATACGGCGGCATGATCCCTAAGGTGAGAGCGGCTATTGCCTGCATCCATGGCATGGTGAAGGAGGTTGTCATTGTGAACGGCAGTGAACCGCAGGTATTAAGCCGTGTGCTGGGCGGGGAAGCCATTGGAACGCGCATCGTGCGCATGCAGTAA